The Sandaracinus amylolyticus genomic interval GGATCCCGTCGTCGACTTCTTCTTCGGCAACCGGATCGGCTACTGCGTGCACTTCGCGCACACCGCGGTGTTCCTCTTCCGCGCCGCGGGCGTGCCCTCGCGCATCGGCGTCGGGTACATGAGCGAAGAGGCGAACCGTCGCGGCGGCTCGTCGCTGGTCATCCAAGCGGGCGACGCGCACGCGTGGCCCGAGGTCTACGTCGAGGGCGTCGGCTGGATCGTCCTCGACATCGCCGCGCACGAGAACCTCGATCCGCCGCGCCCTCCGCAGGACGAAGAGCTCCAGCAGCGCCTCGGCGAGATGGCGCGCGAGCAGCCGCCGGATCCCGAGGACGAGATCCAGCCGCAACAGACGCGCCGCCAGCAGGGCTCGCTCACGACGGCGCTGTGGATCCTGTTCGCGCTCGCGATCGCGCTGGTCCTCGCCGTGCTCTACGCGATCAAGCTCTGGCGCCGCGTCGCGCCCGCGTTCGCGTCGAGCCGCGCGCGCCCGCGCGTCGAGTACCGCGCCGCGCTCGATCGCCTCGCGGAGGTCGGCCTGGTCCGCGAGCACGGCGAGACGCGCGAGCAGTTCGCGGCGCGCGTCGCGCAGACTTCGCCCGCGTTCGAGCGCGCGACGGCGCTGCTCCTCGCATCGCGGCTCGGACATCCCGGCGCGCCGCCTTCCGATCCCGCAGCGTGGCGCGACGCGACCGCATCGATGAAGCGCGAGCTGCGCGCTTCGACCAAGACGTGGCGACGCCTGCTCGGCCTCGCGCATCCGCTCTCGTTCCTCGACTCGCGATGAGGTGATCCCAATGGGCAGAGAGACCGATCACGGCGGCATCCAGAGCGAGCACATCACCTATACGCCCGCGCCGCGCATCGAGACGCTCGACGGCGCGTTCGGTGTCGTCCACCGCATGCGCGGCAGGCTCGCGCGCGCGGTGCGCGGTCGCGACGACGTGATCGACACGATCATCATCGCGATGCTCGCCGACGGGCACGTGCTGCTCGAGGACTTCCCCGGCTCGGGCAAGACGACGCTCGCGAAGGCGCTGGGCGACTGCATCATCGACGACCGGCCCGACGACGACATCGTCGCGATCCGCCGCATCCAGTTCACGCCCGATCTGCTGCCGAGCGACGTGACCGGCACGACGATCTTCGATCCCAACACGAACAAGTTCTTCTTCCGCCCGGGCCCGGTGTTCGCGCACGTCGTGCTCGCGGACGAGATCAACCGCACGTCGCCGAAGGTGCAGAGCGCGCTGCTCGAGGCGATGGGCGAGAAGCAGGTCACGGTCGACAACCGCACGCGCAAGCTCGACCCGCTCTTCTTCGTGATCGCGACCCAGAACCCGCTCGACTTCAGCGGCACGTTCCCGCTGCCGAGCGCGCAGCTCGATCGCTTCCTCTTCAAGATCAAGATGAAGCACATCCCGCGCGACGCGGAGCTCGAGGTGCTCGCGTCGATCCGCGCGAGGCGCCACGCGGGCGGCGCCGAGGACGACATCCCGCGCATCACCCGCACCGAGATCCTCGACGCGCGCGAGGTCGTCGAGGCGCAGATCCACATGGCGCCCGAGATCCGCGAGTGCCTCGTCGACATCGCGGAGACGACGCGCCGCGATCCGCGCGTGCTCCAGGGCCTCTCGACGCGCGCGCTGGTGCTGATGATCCCCGCGCTCCAGGCGCGCGCGCTGACGCGCCGGCGCAACTACGTGACCGACGAGGACGTGCGCGCGCTCGCGCACTTCATCTTCTGCCATCGTCTCGAGCTCGCGCCCGGCGCGGGCGACGTCTACGCGCTGACCGACGAGCTCGTCGCGGGCCCGCTCGAGAAGCTGGTGCGGCGTGTCGCGCGTTAGATTGATCGCGCTGATCGCGATCCTCGGCGCGCTGGTGTCGATCGGCGAAGCGCAGGATGCGTCACTGCCCGACGCCCACGCGCCCGACGAGGAGGAAGCGCTGCAGCTCCTGTCCGACGGGATGGCGGTCGGCGCGCGCACCCAGGCCGAGCGCGTGCTGCGTCGTGATCCCGACTCGGTCGTCGGTCACTACGTGCTCGGCCGCGTGCTCTTCGAGGCCGAGGGCTCGCTCGGACGCGCGATGTTCCACCTCGGCCGCGCGCGCGAGCTGCACGAGCGCAGCACGCTCGACCCGCACTCGCCGTTCCATCAGCAGCTGCTCTACACGACGTCGCGCCTCGCGGGCCAGATGGAGCTCTACGACTACCAGCTCGAGCTCCTCGGCTACTACGATCACCTCTACGATCCCGACCTCGTCGCCGAGCGCTGCTGGCCGCTGATGAAGCTCGAGCGCCAGGACGAAGCGCGCCAGTTCGCGTCGATCGCGGTCAATTCACCGAACCCGTGGCAGCGCTCGGCGGGCCTCAACGCGATGTGCGCGCTCGAGGGCGAAGCGCGCACGCGCGAGCCCTACTTCAACGCGTGCCTCGCCGCGCTCGAGGACGCACGACGCGGCATCGAGCGCGCCGCGCCCGACGAGGAGCAGCCCGGCATCGCGGTCGACGCGTACAACGCCGCGCTCGCCGCGACGGTCGCGCTGCGCTTCGAGGAGGCCGAGCGCTACGCGCTCGAGGGCGTGCAGCGCTTCGAGCCCACCGGCGCCGATCCGTGGCAGCTCCTCGTCGAGCTCTACCTGAGCGAAGCGCGCATGGACGACGCGCTCGGCGCGTTCGCGTCGATGATCCGCTGGAACGATCGCCAGCCCGCGTCGATGCGCGATCAAGGTCGCGCCGAGACGGAGGCGGTCGCCGCGATCGTGCTGCTGCTCGCGGGCGAGACCGTGCGCGCCGACGAGCGCATCGATCGCGCGCTCGCGCGCCCCGATCGCCGCGGCCTCACCACCGACGGCGCCGAGCAGGCGCGCGGACGTCACGCGCTGTTGCGTCGCATCATCCGCCGCACGCTCGAAGAAGAGCGCGCGGAGCGCGCGTCGTGGACCGGGCTCGGCGCGCGTGTCTCGACGTTCGCCGAGTCGATCCCGCGTCGCGTCGCGCGCTGGCCCGACGACGAGCGCATCCTCGGCGTGCTCGCCGACGACGAGCGCCTCGTCGACACGCTGCGCCCGTTCATGGCGGGCGGGATCACGGGGCTCTCGCCGTGGCTCACCGGCGAGATCGTGTCGGTGCTCGGCCCGGCGATCGTCGCGGTGGCGCTCGCGGAAGCGCGCGCGCGTGACGCACAGGAGCCGCGCGCGACGCCGTTCTACGACGCGCTCGAGGTCGAGATCGCGGCCGCGCGTGGAGATGGCGAGACCGCGGTCGCGCTCGCGCAGCGCATCCTCCCGCAGCTCGCCGAGGCGCGCGGCTTCGCGCTGGTGCGTGCGCGCGTCGCCGCGATCGCCGCAGCCGCCGCCGACGACGCGGGCATGGAAGCGCAGGCCTACGAGCTCTACGCGACCGCGCTGGAGATCGACCCCGGCGTGCTGCGTCGCCTCGGGCTCGCGCTGCCGATCTCGATCTCGCATCGCGGCGGTGACTCGGAGAGCGCCGCGTCGCTGCTCGCGTCCTCGCCGCGCACGACCGAGCGCGATGGAGCGCTCGCGCTCGACGTCGAGCCCACCGCGCGCGGTCTCCGCGCATGCCTCCGCACTGCGAGCGGCAACGAGCTCCGCTGCGTCGAAGCGAGCGCGCCGCCCGAGACCGACGAAGCGCGCGCGGCCGAGGCCGAGCGCGACCCCGAGCTCGCCACGCTCACGCTCCCGCAGCGCCTCGCGCGCGAGGTGCATCGCGAGATGTGGAGCGCGCGCGTCGAGCTCTCGCGCGTCGACCTCTCGAGCCTCGACGGTCGCCCGATCGGCGGCTCGACGCTCGCGAACG includes:
- a CDS encoding AAA family ATPase, producing the protein MGRETDHGGIQSEHITYTPAPRIETLDGAFGVVHRMRGRLARAVRGRDDVIDTIIIAMLADGHVLLEDFPGSGKTTLAKALGDCIIDDRPDDDIVAIRRIQFTPDLLPSDVTGTTIFDPNTNKFFFRPGPVFAHVVLADEINRTSPKVQSALLEAMGEKQVTVDNRTRKLDPLFFVIATQNPLDFSGTFPLPSAQLDRFLFKIKMKHIPRDAELEVLASIRARRHAGGAEDDIPRITRTEILDAREVVEAQIHMAPEIRECLVDIAETTRRDPRVLQGLSTRALVLMIPALQARALTRRRNYVTDEDVRALAHFIFCHRLELAPGAGDVYALTDELVAGPLEKLVRRVAR